GCACAGGCGTTTGGCTCGCTGGTGTTTCCGTCATTTGAACGGGGTGTGGCTTACTTAAAGGCACTTCGGCAGACAGGGCAAGTTCCGGCGAGTATTCGGCTGGTGAACAATACGGAATTACAGCTTGGGCAGGCGCTGAAGCCCGAGGTAAAAGGATTCAAGAAGCTCCAGCAGGATATTCAGCAATTTTTTTTGGTTAAGGTCAAGGGATTTGATCCAGAGCAGTTGGTGGCGTGTACGATTGTGATGGAGGGCACAAAAGACGAGGTCCGGCAGCAGGCAAAGACGATTTTTCGTTTGGCGAAGAAATACGGTGGTATTTCGGGCGGGGCGCACAGGGGCGAGCGGGGGTATATGTTGACGTTTGGCATTGCGTATATTCGCGATTTTTTCACTCAGTTTCACATTTTGGGCGAGACATTTGAGACTTCTGTGCCGTGGACTAATATTCACGACGTTATAGGTGCGGTGGAAAAGAAGCTATTTGTTTTGTGTGAAGAATACAGTGTGCCGGGCAAGCCCTTTCTGGCTTATCGCGTGACGCAGACCTATCACACGGGCGTGTGCATTTATTTTACAATGGGTTTTTGCGCGCAGGGGCTCGAGGATTCGGTTGGCGTTTATCACGCGATTGAACGCCGGCTGCGGCAGGAGATTTTAGACCACGGGGGGTCTTTGTCGCACCATCACGGCGTGGGCAAGCTCCGCAGTGGCTTTTTGCCGCAGATTCAAAGCGAAAATAGCATTGCAGTGTTGCGGCAGATGAAGAAGGCGATGGATCCAAATAATATTTTTGCCATTGGCAATGGGGCGTTTGCGGATTGAAATTGGAAAGGACCGATTGATTTTGAGCGGCGAAATGTTTCGCAATAAAGTTGTGATCATTACAGGCGCGTCTTCGGGGCTTGGGGCTGCGTTGGCTCTGGAACTGGCGAAGCAGGGCGCACATCTGGCGTTGTTTGCTCGGCGAGAGGACAAGCTGGGCGAGATGGCTGAGCAGTGTCGGGATTTGGGGGCACAGGTGGTGACGGTGGTGGGGGATGTGACACGGCTCGAAGATTGTGAGCAGTTGATTGAGGCGACGATTGCAGAATTTGGCCGCATAGATTATTTGATTGCCAATGCCGGGATCAGTATGTGGGCGCGGTTTGACGAGGTGGAAGATTTGGAGGTGTTTCGCAAGCTGATGGAGACCAATTACCTCGGTCTGGTTTATTGCGTGCATGCGGCATTGCCACATTTGAAAATTTCAAAGGGTATGATCGTGGCGATTGCATCTTTGCAGGGCAAATTTGGCGTGCCTCTGCACACGGGATATGGCGCGTCAAAGCACGCGGTGCTGGGTTTTTTAAACGCCCTGCGTCTGGAAGTTGGAGATGTGCATGTTTTGACGGTTTTGCCGCATTGGCTTCAGGGAACGAATTTGAGACGGCACGCTTTTGGGAAGGATGGTGAAGCACTGGGCGATTCCTCACAGCGGCACAATAAAGAGGCGCTTTCTCTTAGATCTTGTTGTAGGGCAATTTTGAAAGCTATGCGAAAACAGAAGCGCGAATTGGTGCTTCCCTGGCACCACCGCGCATTGCCCTATCTGCAATTGATTCATCCCAAGATTGTCGAGTGGCTGGTGAGGAGGAAGATGAAGGGGCAGGGTTTGGGAGATATGGCGTGACGCCCGATGATCCTGGAACTTCCATAGAAGAAGCCGTGGGACAGATGCTGATGATCGGTTTTCGCGGTGATGTTCTATATGGGGATATTGTTGCGCTATTGCGGGATATTCGACCCGGTGGGGTGGTGCTTTTTGATTATGATCTGCCGAGTAAAGGTGAGGTGGTGCGGAATATTACGTCACCGCGGCAACTTCGTGCTTTGACCTCAGCGCTCCAGGATATAGCGCCTTATTTTATTGCGGTTGACGTAGAGGGTGGATATGTCAACCGGTTAAAAAAGAAATATGGTTTTTCGGTTTCTGTGCCTTCTGCCCAAATACTCGGTGGACAGTCCCTCGGTAAGACGAAAAAGGTAGCAGATGCTCTTGCGTGCGAATTGAAAGAGATGGGGATTAATTGGAATTTTGCTCCTGTTGTCGATGTGAATATAGATCCCAAAAGCCCGGCTGTTGGCGCGATAGAACGGTCTTTTAGTGATGTGCCGAGGGCTGTGGTGGCACATGCCAATGTTTTTATTAAGGCGCATCGAGAACAGCAGGTGATACCGACGCTAAAACACTTTCCCGGACACGGAAGCGCGGCGGGTGATACACATCTGGGTGTTGCCGATGTCACACAGACATACCGACGTGCGAAAGAGCTTTTGCCGTATCAAAAATTTATCCAGAAAGGCTATGGCGATCCGATTCTTACCGCGCATATTGTCAATCGGAAGCTCGACAAGAGCGGGAGGCCGGCAACTTTGTCGTATGATATTATGACGAGGCTCCTCAGATATGAGATGGGTTTTGATGGGGTCGTTATTTCCGATGATATGCAGATGGGGGCGATTGTCGAGGCGTATGGTTTGACGGAAGCGGTTGTTGAAGCGATAAAAGCAGGTGTTGATATGATTTTGCTCGCCAACCAGATTGGGGAATACAATATTGAGCAGGTGTATGAGGTAAAAAATGCCATTGTGCAGGCGGTAGCAGATGGCGTTATCGAGGAAGACCGCATTTGCGAATCTTTTAATCGGATTCAAAGATTGAAGCAGAGGTTCGGGATTTAACAGAGAGAATGTGACGTCTTCTGACCTTGAAATTCTTATTCAAGAAGGCGAAGACACGACGCTTGAGTTCAAATTACCGGGGAAGTTACCGGGGTAGTTGCTCCAGAAGTTCGATTCTTAACTTATCTTTCACTCATCTCATCATGAGATGAGTTTTCTTTTTAATCTGATGTCAAATCACTGGACAATTATTGCGAATCCCGTTTCGGGACGTGGCCGTGCAAGGCGTACAGGTGAGCGGGTTGCGGATTTGTTGCACGAGCGCGGTGTATATGTAGATTTGATGATGTCGGGAGCACCGGGCGATTGCGAGCGGTTAGCGCGGGAAGCATTGGCGCGAGGCGTGCGACAGGTTGCTGCATGTGGGGGGGATGGGACAGTGCATGAGGTGGTCAATGGTCTCGCAAATTCAGATGCGATTTTGGGGGTTGTGCCGTGTGGTCGCGGGAATGATTTGGCGCGGGCGTTGGGGTTGTCCAGTGATGTGGAGGATGTGGTCAATACGCTGGTGCATGGGGTGGATCGCGCGATTGATCTGGGGAAAGTGGGTGACCGTTTTTTTGTGACTGTTGCGAGTTTGGGTTTCGATACGGCGGTGGCGCAAAGGGCGCGGTCTCGACCTTCGAGATTGGGTGGGACAGCGTCCTATTGTCTGGCGGTTTTGCGAACACTATCTGGATATCGATCTCCTTTTGTGCGTCTGCGAGGAGATTTTGGCGTTTTTGAAGGGCGTATTTTGCTGGCGGCAACGGCGAACGCGCCTTTTTATGGGAGCGGGATCAAAATTGCACCTGATGCCATTGTTGACGATGGGGCGCTGGATGTGTGCATTGTGGCAGATGTTTCGCGCTGGACGGTTTTGCGGATGTTTTTGCGCGCGTATTCCGGCGCTCATGTTGGTCATTCTGCTGTGCGCGTTGTGCAGACCAGAACTTTGCAGATTGAGTCAGATGATCCCCTGTGGATTTTTGCGGATGGGGAACCGATGTGTGAGGTTCCCGCAAAGATTGAGGTTGTTCCGGGTGCGCTGAAGGTGAAGGTATAGTTGGTTTTAAGTGTTCATTTTCGGACACCTGTGTATCATTTCCGGACACTTGTGGTGTTATGGAATTTGCCGATTTTTTATAACACGTTGATAAATAATGAGATAAATATTTTGGCACGGATATTGCATAGGATGGGGGTTACAATTTGATCCGTCGTTCAAAATTAGTTTATAGAGGAGGTTCGAGATGATTCAGATGTCGGGTATTCAAAAGTGGTATTCGTCGCGTTTTATTCGGACGGTTGTGTTGCAGGGGATTGATCTGGAGGTTGCGTCCGGGGAGTTTGTATCTATTATGGGACCTTCCGGTTCGGGCAAATCCACGTTGTTGCATATTATGGGGATGCTGGATTCGGCGAATAGAGGGGAGTATTTGTTTGACGGCGATGCCGTGCATAAGATGCGCGAGCGCGAGCGGTCGGATTGTCACAAGAACAATATCGGCTTTGTGTTTCAGAGCTATCATTTGATTGATGAGCTGACTGTGTACGGAAATATTGAGACGCCTTTGTTGTACAAGAAGGTGAAGAGCGATGAACGCGAGGAGATGGTGAATGCGATGCTGGATGAGTTTGATCTGGTGGAGAAGAAGGATTTGTTTCCACATCAATTGTCCGGCGGCGAACAACAGCGCGTGGGTGTTGCGCGTGCCGTGGTGATCAAACCGCGTGTGATTCTGGCTGATGAACCCACGGGGAATTTAAATTCGACGCAGGGCGAACATGTGATGGATTTGTTCACTAAATTGCACGGTGAAGGGACAACGATTGTGCAGGTGACGCATTCGGAAAAGTGGGCGGGCTATAGCAAACGTATTGTGCATTTGCTCGATGGGGAAGTGGTGAGGGACGAGGGGGTGTGAAAGATGACTGAGGAATTTGAAGAAGCTGTTGATGCAGTGATTTCAGGTGATACGGAGACGCTTGAATTGCTGCTCCGGAGAGAGCCTGACCTGATTCGCATGCGGTCCTCCAGAGCGCATAGGGCGATGTTGATCCACTATGTGGCGGCAAATGGCGTGGAAGATGAACGGCAGAGTACACCGGCTAATGCGGTCGATGTCGCAAATGTACTCATTGATGCCGGTGCAGAAATAGATGCTACATTTCTGGATGGGGGATCGGGGACCACACCTCTTGTTTCGTTGGTGACCAGTTTCCACCCAC
This DNA window, taken from Gemmatimonadota bacterium, encodes the following:
- a CDS encoding SDR family oxidoreductase, with product MFRNKVVIITGASSGLGAALALELAKQGAHLALFARREDKLGEMAEQCRDLGAQVVTVVGDVTRLEDCEQLIEATIAEFGRIDYLIANAGISMWARFDEVEDLEVFRKLMETNYLGLVYCVHAALPHLKISKGMIVAIASLQGKFGVPLHTGYGASKHAVLGFLNALRLEVGDVHVLTVLPHWLQGTNLRRHAFGKDGEALGDSSQRHNKEALSLRSCCRAILKAMRKQKRELVLPWHHRALPYLQLIHPKIVEWLVRRKMKGQGLGDMA
- a CDS encoding glycoside hydrolase family 3 protein → MTPDDPGTSIEEAVGQMLMIGFRGDVLYGDIVALLRDIRPGGVVLFDYDLPSKGEVVRNITSPRQLRALTSALQDIAPYFIAVDVEGGYVNRLKKKYGFSVSVPSAQILGGQSLGKTKKVADALACELKEMGINWNFAPVVDVNIDPKSPAVGAIERSFSDVPRAVVAHANVFIKAHREQQVIPTLKHFPGHGSAAGDTHLGVADVTQTYRRAKELLPYQKFIQKGYGDPILTAHIVNRKLDKSGRPATLSYDIMTRLLRYEMGFDGVVISDDMQMGAIVEAYGLTEAVVEAIKAGVDMILLANQIGEYNIEQVYEVKNAIVQAVADGVIEEDRICESFNRIQRLKQRFGI
- a CDS encoding diacylglycerol kinase family lipid kinase; protein product: MSFLFNLMSNHWTIIANPVSGRGRARRTGERVADLLHERGVYVDLMMSGAPGDCERLAREALARGVRQVAACGGDGTVHEVVNGLANSDAILGVVPCGRGNDLARALGLSSDVEDVVNTLVHGVDRAIDLGKVGDRFFVTVASLGFDTAVAQRARSRPSRLGGTASYCLAVLRTLSGYRSPFVRLRGDFGVFEGRILLAATANAPFYGSGIKIAPDAIVDDGALDVCIVADVSRWTVLRMFLRAYSGAHVGHSAVRVVQTRTLQIESDDPLWIFADGEPMCEVPAKIEVVPGALKVKV
- a CDS encoding ABC transporter ATP-binding protein, coding for MIQMSGIQKWYSSRFIRTVVLQGIDLEVASGEFVSIMGPSGSGKSTLLHIMGMLDSANRGEYLFDGDAVHKMRERERSDCHKNNIGFVFQSYHLIDELTVYGNIETPLLYKKVKSDEREEMVNAMLDEFDLVEKKDLFPHQLSGGEQQRVGVARAVVIKPRVILADEPTGNLNSTQGEHVMDLFTKLHGEGTTIVQVTHSEKWAGYSKRIVHLLDGEVVRDEGV